In one Bordetella pertussis 18323 genomic region, the following are encoded:
- a CDS encoding IS481-like element IS481 family transposase: MNTHKHARLTFLRRLEMVQQLIAHQVCVPEAARAYGVTAPTVRKWLGRFLAQGQTGLADASSRPTVSPRAIAPAKALAIVELRRKRLTQARIAQALGVSASTVSRVLARAGLSHLADLEPAEPVVRYEHQAPGDLLHIDIKKLGRIQRPGHRVTGNRRDTVEGAGWDFVFVAIDDHARVAFTDIHPDERFPSAVQFLKDAVAYYQRLGVTIQRLLTDNGSAFRSRAFAALCHELGIKHRFTRPYRPQTNGKAERFIQSALREWAYAHTYQNSQHRADAMKSWLHHYNWHRPHQGIGRAVPISRLNLDEYNLLTVHT, translated from the coding sequence ATGAACACCCATAAGCATGCCCGATTGACCTTCCTACGTCGACTCGAAATGGTCCAGCAATTGATCGCCCATCAAGTTTGTGTGCCTGAAGCGGCCCGCGCCTATGGGGTCACCGCGCCGACTGTGCGCAAATGGCTGGGCCGCTTCCTGGCTCAGGGCCAGACGGGCTTGGCCGATGCGTCCTCGCGCCCGACGGTCTCGCCCCGAGCGATTGCGCCGGCCAAGGCGCTGGCTATCGTGGAGCTGCGCCGCAAGCGGCTGACCCAAGCGCGCATCGCCCAGGCGCTGGGCGTGTCAGCCAGCACCGTCAGCCGCGTCCTGGCCCGCGCCGGTCTGTCGCACCTGGCCGACCTGGAGCCGGCCGAGCCGGTGGTGCGCTACGAGCATCAGGCCCCCGGCGATCTGCTGCACATCGACATCAAGAAGCTGGGACGTATCCAGCGCCCTGGCCACCGGGTCACGGGCAACCGACGCGATACCGTTGAGGGGGCCGGCTGGGACTTCGTCTTCGTGGCCATCGATGACCACGCCCGCGTGGCCTTCACCGACATCCACCCCGACGAGCGCTTCCCCAGCGCCGTCCAGTTCCTCAAGGACGCAGTGGCCTACTACCAGCGCCTGGGCGTGACCATCCAGCGCTTGCTCACCGACAATGGCTCGGCCTTTCGCAGCCGCGCCTTCGCCGCGCTGTGCCATGAGCTGGGCATCAAGCACCGCTTTACCCGACCTTACCGCCCACAGACCAATGGCAAGGCCGAACGCTTCATCCAGTCGGCCTTGCGTGAGTGGGCTTACGCTCACACCTACCAGAACTCCCAACACCGAGCCGATGCCATGAAATCCTGGCTACACCACTACAACTGGCATCGACCCCACCAAGGCATCGGGCGCGCTGTACCCATCTCCAGACTCAACCTGGACGAATACAACCTATTGACAGTTCACACCTAG
- a CDS encoding saccharopine dehydrogenase family protein, producing the protein MKRNVLIIGAGGVAHVVAHKCAQHNATLGEIHIASRTLDKAQGIVRSVHAMGNLQTNGVVKAHGLNALDIKATAALIRATNARIVIQAGTSFLNMAVLAACIETGAAYIDTAIHEDPAKTCEAPPWYANYEWKQAQACADAGVTAILGAGFDPGVVNAYAKLAVDELFDEVSSIDIIDTNAGSHGKYFATNFDPEINFREFTGSVWSWQEGRWCENRMFEEQRAWDLPVVGRQTTYLTGHDEIHSLSTHLNVPNIRFWMGFSDHYINVFTVLNSLGLLSEQPVRTAEGQQVVPLKVVKAVLPDPASLARTYKGKTCIGDLVRGVKDGRPHEVLIYNVCDHEQAYREVGSQAISYTAGVPATAAALLIADGAWDNRKMNNIEQLAPRPWLQLLETMGLPSRIRDAHGDRALLSPCGKLLKAA; encoded by the coding sequence ATGAAACGAAACGTCCTGATTATCGGCGCCGGCGGCGTGGCGCACGTGGTCGCGCACAAATGCGCGCAGCACAACGCCACGCTCGGCGAAATCCACATCGCGTCGCGCACGCTGGACAAGGCCCAGGGAATCGTCCGCTCGGTCCATGCCATGGGCAACCTGCAAACCAACGGCGTCGTGAAAGCGCATGGCCTGAACGCACTGGACATCAAGGCGACCGCCGCGCTCATCCGCGCCACCAATGCGCGCATCGTCATCCAGGCCGGCACCTCGTTCCTGAACATGGCCGTGCTCGCCGCATGCATCGAAACCGGCGCGGCCTACATCGACACGGCCATCCACGAAGACCCCGCGAAGACCTGCGAGGCGCCGCCCTGGTACGCGAACTACGAGTGGAAGCAGGCGCAGGCCTGCGCCGACGCCGGCGTGACCGCGATCCTGGGCGCGGGCTTCGACCCCGGCGTGGTCAACGCCTACGCTAAGCTGGCGGTCGACGAACTGTTCGACGAGGTCAGCTCGATCGACATCATCGATACCAACGCGGGCTCGCACGGCAAGTACTTCGCCACCAACTTCGATCCCGAGATCAACTTCCGCGAGTTCACCGGATCCGTCTGGTCATGGCAGGAAGGCCGCTGGTGCGAGAACCGCATGTTCGAAGAGCAGCGCGCCTGGGACCTGCCCGTGGTCGGCCGCCAGACCACCTACCTGACCGGCCATGACGAGATCCACTCGCTGTCGACGCACCTGAACGTCCCCAACATCCGCTTCTGGATGGGCTTCAGCGACCACTACATCAACGTCTTCACCGTGCTGAACTCCCTCGGCCTGCTGTCCGAGCAACCGGTGCGCACGGCCGAGGGCCAGCAGGTCGTCCCGCTGAAAGTGGTCAAGGCCGTGCTGCCCGACCCCGCGTCCCTGGCCCGCACCTACAAGGGCAAGACCTGCATCGGCGACCTGGTCCGCGGCGTCAAGGACGGCCGCCCCCATGAGGTCCTGATCTACAACGTGTGCGACCACGAGCAGGCCTACCGCGAAGTGGGCAGCCAGGCCATCTCGTATACGGCCGGCGTGCCCGCCACCGCGGCCGCGCTGCTGATCGCCGACGGCGCGTGGGACAACCGCAAGATGAACAACATCGAGCAACTCGCGCCGCGCCCGTGGCTGCAGCTGCTGGAGACCATGGGGCTGCCGTCCCGGATCCGCGATGCGCACGGCGACCGCGCGCTGCTCAGCCCATGCGGGAAGCTGCTGAAAGCCGCCTGA
- a CDS encoding IclR family transcriptional regulator has protein sequence MRRSIVNSELGVRSPTEEELEDPLFVQAAARTLQVLSAFHRAVRPMSLDEIAEASGVGRSSTQRILNTLRVLGYVERSDGGRGYVPGIRILDHALDYLRLNTLISRASPVLLDLRRNALERVDLSVFDDLRLVYASRLQSKRETFFATLVGHSVPTFCTAGGRAILSHLPGAEVDDIIARSDRTPFTDKTITALREIRKKVEQARVSGYAVTIEEVLVGEIGIGVAVLGADGRPVGAIHIAGSLSEWTPEAFTARFAPLAVEAATAINRLS, from the coding sequence ATGCGGCGCAGTATTGTCAACAGCGAACTGGGCGTCAGGTCTCCCACCGAAGAAGAGCTCGAAGACCCGTTGTTCGTGCAGGCCGCGGCGAGAACCCTGCAGGTGCTGTCCGCCTTCCATCGCGCGGTGCGGCCCATGAGCCTGGACGAAATCGCCGAGGCGTCGGGAGTGGGCCGCAGCAGCACCCAGCGCATTCTCAACACCCTGCGCGTGCTCGGCTATGTCGAGCGCAGCGACGGAGGACGCGGCTACGTCCCCGGCATACGCATCCTCGACCATGCGCTGGACTACCTGCGGCTCAATACCCTGATTTCGCGCGCCTCCCCCGTCCTGCTCGACCTGCGGCGCAATGCGCTGGAGCGTGTCGACCTCAGCGTGTTCGACGACCTGCGATTGGTCTACGCCTCGCGCCTGCAGAGCAAGCGGGAGACCTTCTTCGCCACCCTGGTGGGGCACAGCGTGCCCACGTTCTGCACCGCCGGCGGGCGAGCCATCCTGTCCCACCTGCCCGGCGCCGAGGTCGACGACATCATCGCCCGCTCCGACCGCACCCCGTTCACGGACAAGACCATCACCGCGCTCAGGGAGATCCGCAAGAAAGTCGAACAGGCGCGCGTGTCCGGCTACGCCGTCACCATCGAGGAGGTGCTGGTGGGAGAGATAGGCATAGGCGTGGCGGTGCTGGGCGCCGACGGCCGTCCGGTCGGCGCGATACATATCGCGGGCTCGCTGAGCGAGTGGACGCCCGAAGCCTTCACCGCGCGATTCGCGCCGCTGGCGGTGGAAGCCGCCACGGCCATCAATCGCCTGAGCTGA
- a CDS encoding TetR/AcrR family transcriptional regulator — MVRPRTIDRERLLDIAESIISEAGAVTISFGGLAEAAGLSKASVQSVFGTREAMMEALLERWLRKEQRAYQKKIGPQSSLRERVRRHVKITGKESSEANSRLAAVLTALVGSDATEGVMAKWYASRVGKFSAETQEERLLRIAFLAAEGAFFMRHVAGFPMSDRLWRELFHDLLDFVAEPVGGAARSAA; from the coding sequence ATGGTCAGACCCCGCACGATAGATCGAGAGCGTTTGCTGGATATCGCCGAATCCATCATTTCGGAGGCGGGCGCCGTGACGATCTCCTTTGGCGGGCTGGCCGAGGCGGCCGGCCTGTCCAAGGCGAGCGTCCAGTCCGTGTTCGGCACGCGCGAGGCCATGATGGAGGCCTTGCTGGAAAGGTGGCTGCGCAAGGAACAGCGCGCCTACCAGAAGAAGATCGGCCCGCAATCGTCGCTGCGCGAGCGTGTGCGCAGGCATGTCAAGATCACCGGCAAGGAATCGTCCGAGGCCAACTCAAGGCTGGCGGCGGTCCTGACGGCGCTGGTCGGCTCGGATGCGACCGAGGGCGTGATGGCGAAGTGGTACGCGTCGCGCGTCGGCAAGTTCTCGGCGGAAACTCAGGAAGAGCGGCTGTTGCGCATTGCTTTTCTTGCTGCCGAAGGTGCGTTTTTCATGCGGCATGTGGCTGGATTTCCGATGTCCGATCGGCTCTGGCGCGAGCTGTTCCACGATCTGCTGGACTTCGTGGCCGAACCCGTGGGCGGCGCGGCGCGCTCGGCCGCGTAA
- the nspC gene encoding carboxynorspermidine decarboxylase, which translates to MLKTPYYLIDKRALLQNLEVIRRIRERSGAKVLLALKCFATWSVFDLMREYMDGTTSSSLFEVRLGREKFGGETHAYSVAYAEDDIDDVVACADKIIFNSLSQLERYAPRASAIPRGLRLNPGISVSGYDLANPARPFSRLGETDLDRIAQAMPMIDGFMVHNNCENRDFTRFDALLTELEHRYGHLLGQINWISLGGGIHFTEPGYALDAFCDRLRRFSEQYGVQVYLEPGEAAITNTATLEVTVLDVMRNEKNLAIVDAATEAHMLDLLIYRMSARVQPDQGPHRYVIYGNSCLAGDVFGEFSFESPLQPGSRISIQDAAGYTMVKKNWFNGVRMPAIAIRELDGEIRLVREFGYQDYVDSLS; encoded by the coding sequence ATGTTGAAAACGCCTTACTACCTGATCGACAAACGTGCCCTGCTCCAGAACCTGGAGGTCATACGCCGCATCCGCGAGCGATCCGGGGCGAAGGTCCTGCTCGCGCTCAAGTGCTTCGCCACCTGGAGCGTATTCGACCTGATGCGCGAGTACATGGACGGCACGACATCGTCGTCGCTGTTCGAAGTCCGCCTGGGCCGCGAGAAATTCGGCGGCGAGACCCATGCCTACAGCGTGGCCTATGCCGAGGACGACATCGACGACGTGGTCGCCTGCGCCGACAAGATCATCTTCAACTCGCTGTCGCAGCTCGAGCGCTACGCGCCGCGCGCCTCGGCCATACCGCGGGGGCTGCGCCTGAACCCCGGCATCAGCGTGTCCGGCTATGACCTGGCCAACCCCGCCAGGCCCTTCAGCCGCCTGGGCGAAACGGACCTGGACAGGATCGCGCAAGCCATGCCGATGATCGACGGCTTCATGGTCCACAACAATTGCGAGAACCGCGATTTCACCCGCTTCGACGCCCTGCTGACCGAACTCGAGCATCGCTACGGCCACCTGCTTGGGCAAATCAACTGGATCAGCCTGGGCGGCGGGATCCACTTCACCGAGCCCGGATACGCGCTGGACGCTTTCTGCGACCGCTTGCGCCGCTTCTCGGAGCAGTACGGCGTCCAGGTATACCTGGAGCCGGGCGAAGCGGCCATCACCAATACGGCCACACTGGAAGTGACGGTGCTGGACGTGATGCGCAACGAAAAGAACCTGGCCATCGTCGACGCGGCGACCGAAGCCCACATGCTCGACCTGCTGATCTACCGCATGAGCGCGCGCGTGCAGCCCGACCAGGGCCCGCACCGCTATGTCATCTATGGCAACTCCTGCCTGGCGGGCGACGTGTTCGGCGAATTCAGCTTCGAATCGCCGCTGCAACCCGGTTCGCGGATTTCCATCCAGGACGCCGCGGGGTACACGATGGTCAAGAAGAACTGGTTCAACGGCGTGCGCATGCCCGCCATCGCGATCCGGGAACTGGATGGAGAAATTCGGCTGGTGCGGGAGTTCGGCTACCAGGATTACGTAGACAGCCTGTCCTGA